The following are encoded together in the Glycine max cultivar Williams 82 chromosome 8, Glycine_max_v4.0, whole genome shotgun sequence genome:
- the LOC100783403 gene encoding MATH domain and coiled-coil domain-containing protein At3g58270, with protein sequence MTKIKETTKQFNATEIAWGFPKFIHLDELNDSSSGFMVNDTCIIEVQILVSKSEQENQVDQQVNKIDDNHDIDKPIKHTDIFLPKETFPTSFGELVDFQGLGKIEQAFVPLLEEVFSRHPSLIDCQQKRSGRFVEWAFTALGRVLHFLKTKKVKDMDGDACNNLQIFWEELKMFRFDLTWLEPHVQSALAMKTCIERAVRVKRTREDVTALEMETKRLKAKMIQAEVDLEIARRDFVKAKEGFEECDLDAELGYGEP encoded by the exons atgactaaaataaaag AAACTACAAAACAGTTCAATGCAACAGAAATTGCTTGGGGTTTTCCAAAATTCATACACTTAGATGAACTTAATGATTCTAGCAGTGGGTTTATGGTGAATGATACTTGTATAATTGAAGTTCAGATTTTGGTCAGCAAGTCAGAACAGGAGAATCAAGTAGATCAACAAGTTAACAAGATTGATGATAATCATGATATTGATAAGCCTATTAAACACACAGATATCTTCTTACCCAAGGAAACGTTCCCAACCTCATTTGGTGAGCTAGTTGATTTCCAAGGCTTAGGGAAAATAGAACAAGCTTTTGTTCCATTGTTAGAAGAAGTATTTTCTCGACATCCCTCACTCATTGATTGTCAGCAAAAAAGAAGTGGCAGGTTTGTTGAATGGGCATTCACAGCTTTGGGTCGAGTTTTACATTTTCTCAAGACTAAAAAGGTGAAAGATATGGATGGTGATGCTTGCAATAATCTTCAAATTTTTTGGGAGGAATTGAAGatgtttagatttgatttgacttGGCTGGAACCTCATGTTCAATCTGCCTTGGCTATGAAAACTTGTATTGAGAGAGCTGTTCGGGTGAAAAGGACGAGGGAGGATGTGACTGCTTTAGAGATGGAAACAAAGAGGTTGAAGGCAAAGATGATTCAAGCAGAGGTAGATCTTGAAATAGCAAGAAGAGACTTCGTGAAAGCAAAAGAAGGCTTTGAAGAGTGCGATTTGGATGCTGAACTAGGCTATGGAGAACCATAA
- the LOC100814237 gene encoding 4-coumarate--CoA ligase-like 1 — protein sequence MGTYVENFASEEEHVFRSQYSSVPVPDNVTLPEFVLQNAELYADKVAFVDAVTGKGVTFSEVVRGVHRFSKALRSLGLRKGLVVIVVLPNVVEYAIVALGIMAAGGVFSGANPTSHVSEIKKQAESADAKLIVTNVTNYEKVKALELPIIVLGDEVVEGAMNWNKLLEAADRAGDDLAREPIQQNDLCAMPFSSGTTGMSKGVMLTHRNLVANLCSTLFGVTKEMEGQVTTLGLIPFFHIYGITGICCATLKSKGKVVVMGRFELKTFLNALITHEVTFAPIVPPIILTLVKNPIVDEFDLRKLKLQAIMTAAAPLAPELLNAFEHKFPGVAVQEAYGLTEHSCITLTYVQKGLGSTNKNSVGFILPNLEVKFVDPDTGRSLPRNTPGELCVRSQCVMQGYYKQEDETAQTIDKNGWLHTGDIGFIDDEENVFIVDRIKELIKYKGFQVAPAELEAILLSHSSVEDAAVVPLPDEETGEIPAASVILSPGAKESEEDIMNYVASNAAHYKKVRVVHFVDAIPKSPSGKIMRRLVKEKMVEKMKTKSLTKSKNI from the exons ATGGGAACCTATGTGGAAAATTTCGCAAGTGAGGAGGAACATGTCTTTCGTAGCCAATACTCATCTGTCCCTGTCCCTGACAATGTGACATTGCCGGAATTCGTGCTCCAAAATGCTGAATTGTATGCAGACAAGGTTGCATTTGTGGATGCTGTGACTGGAAAAGGGGTTACTTTTAGTGAGGTGGTGAGGGGTGTACACAGGTTTTCAAAGGCCTTAAGATCTCTTGGTCTGAGGAAAGGCCTTGTTGTGATTGTAGTGCTTCCAAATGTGGTAGAGTATGCCATTGTTGCTTTGGGGATAATGGCTGCTGGTGGGGTGTTCTCAGGTGCAAATCCAACATCACATGTATCAGAAATTAAGAAGCAGGCAGAGTCTGCTGATGccaaattaattgtcacaaatgTCACAAACTATGAAAAG GTGAAGGCTTTGGAGCTACCTATTATTGTGCTAGGAGATGAAGTTGTTGAAGGTGCCATGAATTGGAACAAGTTGCTTGAAGCAGCAGACCGTGCAGGTGATGATTTGGCAAGGGAGCCTATTCAGCAGAATGATCTTTGTGCCATGCCATTCTCATCAGGCACCACAGGAATGTCAAAGGGTGTGATGCTCACTCATAGAAATCTAGTGGCTAATCTTTGCTCTACACTCTTTGGTGTGACCAAAGAAATGGAGGGTCAGGTCACCACACTAGGCTTGATTCCCTTCTTTCACATTTATGGCATCACTGGAATATGTTGTGCCACTCTTAAGAGCAAAGGGAAAGTTGTGGTGATGGGAAGGTTTGAGTTGAAAACATTTCTTAATGCCTTGATCACTCATGAGGTCACATTTGCACCCATTGTGCCCCCTATCATTCTCACCTTGGTGAAAAATCCAATAGTGGATGAATTTGACCTCAGAAAGCTAAAACTCCAGGCCATTATGACTGCAGCAGCTCCACTTGCACCAGAACTCCTTAATGCTTTTGAACATAAGTTCCCTGGCGTTGCTGTCCAAGAG GCATATGGACTAACTGAGCATAGCTGCATCACACTCACTTATGTACAAAAAGGATTGGGAAGTACTAATAAAAACTCAGTGGGATTCATCCTCCCAAATTTGGAAGTCAAGTTTGTTGATCCTGACACTGGTCGATCCCTCCCAAGGAACACACCCGGGGAACTCTGTGTAAGAAGCCAATGTGTAATGCAAG GTTACTATAAACAGGAGGATGAGACTGCCCAAACCATTGACAAGAATGGATGGCTTCACACAGGTGACATAGGATTCATAGATGATGAAGAAAATGTATTTATCGTTGATCGTATCAAGGAGTTGATTAAGTACAAAGGCTTCCAA GTTGCTCCTGCAGAGTTAGAGGCCATATTGCTAAGCCATTCATCAGTTGAAGATGCAGCTGTAGTGCC ATTACCAGATGAAGAGACAGGGGAAATCCCAGCTGCAAGTGTTATTTTGAGCCCAGGTGCAAAAGAGAGTGAGGAGGACATCATGAACTATGTTGCCTCCAATGCTGCACATTACAAGAAAGTGAGAGTGGTGCACTTTGTGGATGCCATACCAAAGTCACCCTCTGGGAAAATAATGAGAAGGCTTGTCaaagagaagatggtggaaaagaTGAAGACTAAGTCCTTAACAAAATCTAAGAACATCTAA
- the LOC100814766 gene encoding fasciclin-like arabinogalactan protein 1 translates to MQLLRPLLAAALLLLATLSDAHNITSILAKHPELSTFNHYLTLTHLAPEINGKTTITVCAVDNAAMSDLLSKHPSIYTVKNVLSLHVLLDYFGAKKLHQITNGTALAATMYQATGTAPGSAGFVNITDLHGGKVAFAPENNDGTLSSTFVKSVEEIPYNISVIQISKVLPSAAAEAPAPAPTQQNLTNIMSKHGCKVFADTLSAQPDALNTFNDNLDGGLTVFCPLDDAFKAFLPKFKNLTKSGKAALLEFHAVPVYQSKATLKSNNGLQNTLATDGANKFDFTVQNDGEDVTLKTKLTTAKITDTLIDEQPLAIFAINKVLQPKELFKGEAEAPAPAPEPSAADAPAPAKKGKKKKKAADAPADDSDAPADSPDDAADVTADDSNDAVRRNGGRYGGGVVALVLSLVFGLPLML, encoded by the coding sequence ATGCAGCTCCTCCGGCCACTGCTCGCGGCGGCGCTGCTCCTCCTCGCCACCCTCTCCGACGCGCACAACATCACCAGCATCCTCGCAAAGCACCCCGAGCTCTCCACCTTCAACCACTACCTCACCCTCACCCACCTCGCCCCCGAAATCAACGGCAAAACCACCATCACCGTCTGCGCCGTCGACAACGCCGCCATGTCGGACCTTCTCTCGAAGCACCCCTCCATCTACACCGTCAAGAACGTCCTCTCCCTCCACGTCCTCCTCGACTACTTCGGCGCCAAGAAGCTCCACCAGATCACCAACGGCACCGCCCTCGCCGCCACAATGTACCAAGCCACCGGCACCGCCCCCGGATCCGCCGGCTTCGTCAACATCACCGACCTCCACGGCGGAAAAGTCGCATTCGCCCCTGAAAACAACGACGGCACACTCTCCTCAACGTTCGTCAAATCGGTGGAAGAAATCCCTTACAACATCTCCGTAATTCAGATCAGTAAGGTTCTCCCCTCTGCCGCAGCGGAAGCCCCTGCACCCGCACCCACCCAACAAAACCTCACCAACATTATGTCAAAACACGGTTGCAAAGTCTTCGCCGACACTCTCTCTGCTCAACCCGACGCTCTCAACACCTTCAATGACAACCTCGACGGTGGCTTAACCGTCTTTTGCCCCCTCGACGACGCGTTTAAAGCCTTTCTCCCCAAATTCAAAAACCTAACAAAATCTGGTAAGGCCGCGCTTCTTGAATTCCACGCTGTTCCGGTTTACCAGTCCAAAGCTACTCTCAAATCCAATAACGGACTTCAGAACACTCTCGCCACTGATGGCGCCAACAAGTTTGACTTCACCGTTCAAAACGACGGTGAAGATGTTACTCTGAAGACGAAGCTTACAACTGCCAAGATCACCGACACTTTGATTGATGAACAGCCGCTTGCGATTTTTGCTATTAATAAGGTGCTTCAGCCTAAGGAGTTATTTAAGGGTGAGGCGGAGGCTCCGGCGCCGGCGCCGGAGCCTTCTGCCGCCGACGCTCCTGCGCCGGCGAAgaaggggaagaagaagaagaaggcggCTGATGCGCCGGCGGATGATTCTGATGCTCCTGCTGATTCTCCCGATGACGCTGCCGATGTGACCGCCGATGATAGTAACGACGCCGTTAGACGTAACGGCGGGAGGTACGGTGGTGGTGTTGTTGCCTTGGTTTTGAGTTTGGTTTTTGGGTTACCGTTAATGCTTTGA
- the LOC102664101 gene encoding classical arabinogalactan protein 4: protein MTMMNNKFLPLFVFALFFTSLCSVRADNAPAPSPKSSPSPPTAKPPSPATHPAPPAKSPTLSPPSQSPAVSPSGSTPPPATNPPAKSPATQPPSSVPPASSPSNNVSSPPAPSPATPPPTVAPVSSPVGAPPVAEAPTPESSTGIPSSAVPAGSPITLPSTSASPGTAPASSSPESSQGSVGDDSGSSSNFGAPMVLGGVALWVALAMI, encoded by the coding sequence ATGACGATGATGAATAATAAGTTTCTTCCACTCTTTGTATTCGCATTGTTCTTCACATCTTTGTGTTCGGTTCGCGCAGACAATGCTCCTGCCCCTTCACCCAAGTCATCCCCCTCTCCGCCGACCGCCAAACCACCCTCTCCGGCGACCCATCCGGCGCCTCCTGCAAAGTCTCCAACTTTATCACCGCCTTCACAATCTCCGGCGGTTTCTCCATCTGGTTCCACCCCGCCGCCGGCGACTAACCCTCCGGCGAAGTCTCCGGCCACTCAGCCCCCATCGTCGGTTCCTCCGGCTTCCAGCCCATCCAACAATGTTTCTTCGCCGCCGGCTCCGTCCCCAGCGACTCCTCCGCCGACGGTGGCTCCGGTGAGTTCTCCAGTCGGGGCTCCGCCAGTGGCAGAGGCGCCTACGCCGGAATCTTCTACCGGAATTCCTTCATCGGCCGTGCCGGCAGGTTCACCAATCACACTACCATCCACCAGTGCCTCGCCGGGAACTGCGCCGGCGAGTTCTTCGCCGGAAAGTTCACAGGGTTCGGTTGGTGATGATTCGGGTTCAAGTTCCAATTTCGGGGCTCCGATGGTGTTGGGTGGCGTGGCACTTTGGGTGGCTTTGGCTATGATCTGA